The following proteins come from a genomic window of Maribacter sp. HTCC2170:
- a CDS encoding DUF937 domain-containing protein — MSGLLDLLNSPMGKQLISGVAGQTGQPENKTADVLSMAMPLLLGAMKKNVSSPQGAEGLMNALSSKHSGGILDDLGGLFGGGVDDSVMSDGAGILGHVFGGKQPQVENALSQKSGMDAGSIANILKIAAPIVMGFLGKQKAQNNVSDASGLNSLLGGMLGGQPKQNQSLITTLLDADGDGSILDDVAGMVMNSGGKKGGLGGLLGGLFGK; from the coding sequence ATGTCTGGATTATTAGATTTACTAAACAGCCCTATGGGCAAACAATTAATTAGCGGTGTTGCTGGGCAAACAGGGCAGCCAGAAAACAAAACTGCGGACGTACTTAGCATGGCTATGCCTCTTTTATTGGGAGCTATGAAAAAGAACGTTTCTTCACCTCAAGGAGCAGAGGGCTTAATGAATGCACTTTCTTCAAAACACAGTGGTGGAATCCTTGATGATTTAGGTGGATTGTTCGGTGGCGGAGTTGATGACTCTGTAATGAGCGATGGCGCCGGAATATTGGGCCACGTTTTTGGAGGCAAACAACCCCAGGTAGAAAACGCTTTGAGTCAAAAATCAGGAATGGATGCAGGCTCTATTGCCAACATCCTAAAAATTGCAGCTCCTATAGTAATGGGCTTTTTAGGAAAACAAAAAGCGCAAAACAATGTTAGTGACGCAAGTGGTTTAAATAGTTTACTTGGAGGAATGCTAGGAGGTCAACCAAAGCAAAACCAAAGCCTTATTACCACTTTGTTAGATGCTGATGGTGACGGGAGCATTTTGGATGACGTTGCCGGTATGGTAATGAACAGTGGAGGTAAAAAAGGTGGTCTCGGAGGACTTTTAGGAGGCTTATTCGGAAAATAA
- a CDS encoding D-2-hydroxyacid dehydrogenase — translation MKILANDGISQTGINELEAAGFEISTTTVAQEQLKEFINENQIAGLLVRSATQVRKDIIDNCPSLKLIGRGGVGMDNIDVAYAKEKGLHVINTPAASSESVAELVFAHLFGGVRFLYDANRNMPLEGDSKFKQLKKSYAGGSELRGKTLGVIGFGRIGQATAKIALGIGMKVIYSDPFIEKASIELPFFDGQKVSFDFVSKSKSELLQNADFISLHVPAQKEYVIGKDEFSIMKNGVGLVNAARGGVIDEVALVDALEEGKVSFAGLDVFESEPKPEIKILMHPQISLTPHIGAATGEAQDRIGSELASQIISLLK, via the coding sequence ATGAAAATTTTAGCAAACGACGGTATCTCTCAAACTGGCATCAATGAACTTGAAGCAGCTGGTTTTGAAATTAGCACAACAACTGTTGCACAAGAACAATTAAAGGAATTCATCAATGAAAATCAAATTGCTGGTTTGTTGGTTCGCAGTGCAACCCAGGTTCGCAAAGATATCATAGACAATTGCCCTTCTCTCAAACTAATTGGGCGTGGTGGTGTTGGTATGGACAATATTGACGTGGCCTATGCAAAAGAAAAAGGGTTACATGTAATCAATACCCCAGCCGCTTCTTCTGAATCTGTGGCCGAACTGGTATTTGCCCATTTATTTGGCGGAGTACGTTTCTTATATGATGCCAATAGGAATATGCCTTTGGAGGGTGATAGCAAGTTCAAACAACTTAAAAAATCCTATGCCGGTGGTTCTGAGTTAAGAGGAAAAACTTTAGGAGTGATTGGCTTTGGGAGAATTGGTCAAGCAACGGCAAAAATAGCTTTGGGTATAGGAATGAAGGTAATATACTCCGATCCTTTTATTGAAAAGGCATCAATAGAACTACCCTTCTTCGATGGACAAAAAGTCTCTTTTGATTTTGTAAGTAAATCAAAATCAGAACTATTGCAAAACGCTGATTTCATTTCTCTTCATGTACCTGCGCAAAAAGAATATGTCATAGGCAAAGACGAATTCAGCATAATGAAAAATGGTGTAGGTCTTGTAAATGCAGCGCGTGGTGGGGTTATTGATGAAGTAGCTTTGGTCGATGCCCTTGAAGAAGGCAAAGTATCATTCGCTGGGTTAGATGTTTTTGAATCAGAACCTAAACCAGAAATTAAAATCCTTATGCATCCACAGATTTCTTTGACCCCTCATATAGGTGCAGCAACGGGTGAAGCACAAGATAGAATAGGTAGTGAACTGGCTTCGCAGATTATTTCTCTTTTGAAATAA
- the serC gene encoding 3-phosphoserine/phosphohydroxythreonine transaminase: MKRHNFSAGPCVLPQEVLLKASEAIMDFNGSGLSLIEVSHRSKDFVEVMEKARSLALELLGLEGKGYKALFLQGGASLEFLMVAYNLLETKAGYLNTGTWSDKAIKEARLFGEIIEVGSSKDENFNYIPKGYNIPKDLDYLHLTSNNTIFGTQLKKFPKIDAPLVCDMSSDIFSRQLDFSQFDLIYAGAQKNMGPAGTTLVVIKEDILGKVSRKIPAMLDYKVHLNKDSMFNTPSVFAIYTSMLTLEWLKNLGGISAIEEVNEKKAQLLYSEIELNPVFKGFAKKEDRSNMNVTFNLSNDSLKETFDNMWKEAGINGLNGHRSVGGYRASMYNALSLESVGVLVDIMSEMERKG; this comes from the coding sequence ATGAAGAGACATAATTTTAGTGCAGGTCCTTGTGTTCTACCACAAGAGGTATTGTTAAAAGCCTCTGAGGCCATAATGGATTTTAATGGCTCAGGCCTTTCACTTATTGAAGTTTCGCATAGAAGCAAAGATTTTGTTGAGGTAATGGAAAAGGCACGTTCACTTGCCCTAGAGCTTCTTGGGCTAGAAGGTAAAGGCTATAAGGCATTGTTCTTACAAGGAGGTGCCAGTCTTGAATTTTTGATGGTTGCCTACAACCTATTGGAAACAAAAGCCGGGTACTTAAATACTGGAACTTGGAGTGATAAAGCAATAAAAGAGGCTAGACTTTTTGGTGAGATCATTGAGGTCGGTTCTTCGAAGGATGAAAACTTCAATTATATTCCAAAAGGATACAATATCCCAAAAGACTTGGATTATTTACATCTAACATCCAACAACACCATTTTTGGGACTCAGCTAAAGAAGTTCCCTAAAATTGATGCTCCTTTGGTATGCGATATGAGTTCTGATATTTTTTCAAGACAGTTGGATTTTTCTCAGTTTGACTTAATATATGCGGGAGCGCAAAAAAATATGGGCCCTGCAGGAACTACTTTGGTTGTTATCAAAGAAGATATATTGGGCAAAGTATCAAGAAAAATTCCTGCAATGTTGGATTATAAGGTTCATCTAAACAAAGACAGCATGTTCAATACTCCATCTGTTTTTGCAATTTATACTTCTATGTTGACATTGGAATGGCTTAAGAACTTAGGTGGAATTTCTGCAATTGAAGAGGTTAATGAGAAAAAAGCGCAGCTCTTATATTCTGAGATAGAGTTGAACCCTGTTTTTAAAGGTTTTGCAAAAAAAGAGGATAGATCAAACATGAATGTCACTTTCAATTTATCAAATGATAGTTTAAAGGAAACCTTTGACAATATGTGGAAAGAAGCGGGTATAAATGGATTGAACGGACACCGTTCTGTTGGAGGTTATAGAGCTTCTATGTACAATGCCTTATCTCTGGAAAGTGTGGGTGTATTGGTAGACATAATGAGTGAAATGGAAAGAAAAGGCTAA
- a CDS encoding acyl-CoA reductase codes for MDNRKERINAIIELGEFFRAFCEIDKKEEMDEWSSKLEDVISLANHKNGWFTKENIVYALDNWGVLLTKKKLEQWLSRYNLKNSKPKTVALIMAGNIPLVGFHDFLSVLLSGNKVLIKLSSNDAILLPFIADFLKKQSSVFENAIEFTEGKLDHFDAVIATGSDNTARYFEHYFGNKPNVIRKNRNSVAVLTGKESTEELNALGEDIFRYYGLGCRSVSKVFVPKGYEFKKFFEAIFDFNPIINQVKYANNYDYNKAVYLMSEFNILENGFLMLKEDKSYSSPIATLFYEEYDELNKLKQHLLTDKKKIQCVVGNGILEDEIKFGKTQKPSLTDYADGVDTVEFLLKT; via the coding sequence ATGGACAACCGGAAAGAAAGAATAAATGCAATTATTGAACTCGGAGAATTCTTTAGAGCATTTTGCGAAATCGATAAAAAAGAAGAAATGGATGAATGGTCCTCTAAATTAGAGGACGTCATTTCACTTGCAAATCATAAAAACGGATGGTTTACCAAAGAAAACATTGTTTATGCTCTTGATAATTGGGGAGTGCTGTTAACTAAGAAGAAACTGGAACAATGGTTATCCCGGTATAACCTAAAGAATAGCAAACCTAAGACCGTTGCCTTAATAATGGCAGGTAATATTCCTCTGGTAGGATTCCACGATTTTTTATCAGTGTTACTTTCAGGTAATAAGGTCCTTATAAAGTTATCTTCCAACGATGCCATATTACTTCCCTTTATCGCAGATTTTTTAAAGAAACAATCATCAGTGTTTGAAAATGCAATTGAATTCACAGAAGGAAAACTAGATCATTTTGATGCAGTAATTGCTACAGGTAGTGATAATACGGCTCGCTACTTTGAGCATTATTTTGGAAATAAGCCCAATGTAATTCGTAAAAATCGAAATTCTGTAGCGGTTCTAACGGGAAAAGAGTCCACTGAGGAATTAAATGCTTTAGGCGAGGATATTTTTAGGTATTACGGTTTAGGCTGTCGCAGTGTTTCAAAAGTATTTGTACCCAAAGGGTATGAATTTAAAAAATTCTTTGAGGCCATTTTTGATTTTAACCCCATAATAAATCAGGTCAAGTACGCAAACAATTACGATTACAACAAAGCTGTTTATTTGATGAGTGAGTTCAATATTTTGGAAAATGGATTTTTAATGCTCAAAGAAGACAAAAGTTATTCTTCGCCAATTGCAACACTCTTTTATGAAGAATACGACGAATTGAATAAGTTAAAACAACATCTATTAACAGATAAAAAGAAGATACAGTGTGTTGTTGGCAATGGTATTCTCGAAGATGAAATCAAATTCGGTAAAACTCAAAAGCCAAGTTTGACCGATTATGCAGATGGTGTCGACACTGTTGAATTCCTGTTAAAAACATAG
- a CDS encoding 4Fe-4S dicluster domain-containing protein, whose translation MAIIITDECINCGACEPECPNTAIYEGADEWRYSDGTSLEGDLVLPNGKSVNAGDAQEPVSDELYYIVPDKCTECKGFHDEPQCAAVCPVDCCVPDDDQVETEEELLGKQKFMHPED comes from the coding sequence ATGGCAATTATAATAACTGATGAGTGTATAAATTGTGGAGCTTGCGAGCCTGAATGTCCGAATACCGCTATTTATGAGGGTGCGGACGAATGGCGATATAGCGATGGGACTTCTTTGGAAGGTGATTTGGTTCTGCCAAATGGAAAATCGGTCAATGCTGGAGATGCACAAGAACCTGTTAGCGATGAGCTTTATTACATTGTGCCCGATAAATGTACCGAATGTAAGGGATTTCATGATGAGCCACAGTGTGCAGCAGTTTGTCCCGTAGATTGTTGTGTACCTGATGATGACCAAGTAGAGACAGAGGAGGAGCTTCTAGGTAAGCAGAAATTCATGCATCCAGAGGATTAA
- the speB gene encoding agmatinase, with amino-acid sequence MKSDKIGLQGILFDAKSSFMQGPALAPPLIRKAYNSDSANYFTESGLELRPESFNDKGDFAIEKYFEIERITQKNLITDQPLITLGGDHSITYPIIKAMTNTYGPVSILHIDAHSDLYHEFEGDKYSHACPFARIMEDKLVNRLVQVGIRTLSKHQKEQADKYGVEIIQMKDFNIGALPKFDAPIYISLDIDALDPAFAPGVSHHEPGGLSTRDVLHIIQNINSPVIGADIVEYNPSRDINGMTAMVCAKFLKEIAAKIVQNKI; translated from the coding sequence ATGAAAAGTGATAAAATAGGATTACAGGGTATATTGTTTGATGCAAAATCATCTTTTATGCAAGGTCCTGCCTTGGCTCCTCCTTTGATCAGAAAAGCCTATAACAGTGATTCCGCAAATTATTTTACCGAATCAGGGTTGGAACTACGTCCTGAAAGCTTTAATGATAAGGGTGATTTCGCAATTGAGAAGTATTTTGAAATCGAAAGAATCACGCAGAAAAATTTAATCACAGACCAACCTTTGATTACCCTAGGTGGTGATCATTCAATTACATACCCTATTATAAAAGCCATGACCAACACATATGGTCCGGTAAGTATTCTACATATTGATGCCCATAGTGACCTATATCATGAATTTGAAGGTGATAAATACTCGCACGCCTGCCCTTTTGCCCGGATTATGGAAGACAAATTGGTCAATCGTTTGGTTCAGGTAGGTATTAGAACATTATCAAAACATCAAAAAGAGCAAGCGGATAAATATGGAGTTGAAATCATTCAAATGAAAGATTTTAATATAGGTGCCTTACCTAAATTTGATGCCCCCATATACATATCATTGGATATTGATGCCTTAGACCCTGCCTTCGCCCCTGGTGTATCTCACCATGAACCGGGTGGTTTAAGCACAAGGGATGTACTTCATATAATTCAAAATATTAATAGCCCAGTTATAGGAGCCGATATTGTAGAATACAACCCATCTCGAGATATAAATGGAATGACGGCCATGGTCTGCGCTAAGTTTCTAAAAGAAATAGCGGCCAAAATCGTTCAAAATAAAATCTGA
- the ychF gene encoding redox-regulated ATPase YchF has translation MKAGIVGLPNVGKSTLFNCLSNAKAQSANFPFCTIEPNIGVVNVPDSRLEKLESLVNPERVLPATVEIVDIAGLVKGASKGEGLGNQFLGNIRETDAILHVLRCFDNDNIVHVDGSVNPIRDKETIDMELQLKDLETVDKKLDKVKRAAKTGDKEAQKEEVALLKIKEGLESGVSVRAIELSDDDKRDYVRPLQFITDKPVMYVCNVDEEAAVSGNAYVEKVKSAVANENAEVVVLAVGTEADITELETYEERQMFLEDLGLSEPGSAKLIRGAYKLLDLETYFTAGEKEVRAWTIPVGATAPQAAGVIHTDFEKGFIRAEVIAYDDYVKYGSEAKVKEAGKMRVEGKDYVVRDGDVMHFRFNV, from the coding sequence ATGAAAGCTGGTATCGTAGGTCTTCCTAATGTTGGTAAATCAACACTTTTCAATTGTCTGTCTAATGCGAAGGCGCAAAGTGCGAATTTTCCATTCTGTACAATCGAACCTAATATAGGTGTGGTAAATGTTCCTGACTCAAGATTGGAGAAACTTGAATCACTTGTGAACCCAGAAAGAGTTTTACCCGCCACGGTCGAAATTGTTGATATTGCTGGTTTGGTAAAAGGGGCAAGTAAGGGTGAAGGTCTTGGAAATCAGTTCCTAGGTAATATTCGTGAAACTGATGCCATATTGCATGTATTGCGTTGTTTTGACAATGACAACATTGTTCATGTTGACGGATCAGTCAATCCCATTCGAGATAAGGAGACCATTGATATGGAGCTGCAGTTGAAAGATTTGGAAACTGTGGACAAGAAACTTGACAAGGTTAAAAGAGCCGCGAAAACAGGGGATAAAGAAGCTCAAAAGGAAGAGGTAGCTTTGTTGAAGATAAAAGAAGGTCTTGAATCTGGAGTATCCGTCAGGGCGATTGAACTTTCTGATGATGATAAAAGAGACTATGTTAGACCATTACAGTTTATAACAGATAAACCAGTGATGTATGTGTGCAATGTTGACGAAGAAGCTGCTGTTTCAGGGAATGCATATGTTGAAAAGGTAAAATCGGCTGTAGCCAATGAAAATGCTGAAGTCGTTGTTCTCGCTGTGGGAACCGAAGCAGATATTACCGAATTGGAAACCTACGAGGAACGCCAAATGTTTTTGGAGGATCTTGGTTTATCAGAACCTGGATCGGCCAAGTTGATTCGTGGGGCCTATAAATTACTTGATTTAGAAACATATTTCACCGCTGGGGAAAAAGAAGTCCGAGCTTGGACAATTCCTGTTGGTGCCACTGCCCCTCAAGCAGCAGGTGTAATTCATACCGACTTTGAGAAAGGGTTCATTCGTGCTGAGGTGATAGCATATGATGATTATGTAAAATATGGTAGCGAAGCCAAAGTGAAGGAAGCCGGAAAAATGAGGGTCGAGGGTAAGGATTATGTCGTTCGTGATGGCGATGTTATGCATTTTAGATTCAATGTGTAG
- a CDS encoding DMT family transporter: MTKKVSVTGGGVLFAIVGVVLFSAKAVMVKMAYEYNIDHLSLLLFRMIFAFPFYLVIAFWKRPLHPKEIGKRDYLWVVFFGFIGYYLASLFDFMGLQYLKAGLERIILFIYPTIVVLLSWIIFKNRITRLQALAIAVTYIGVLITFWNEVGISGDSIVFGAFLIFLSAFTYASYLVGSGWLIPKFGAVQFTAYAMIVSTICVVLHYVFVNGFYLANYPNEVYLLGFMMAIFSTLIPSFLVSAAINRLGASTFSIFGSLGPVSTIVLAFFFLGEQISQLQFFGMLVVICGVILVSRKKA; encoded by the coding sequence ATGACTAAAAAAGTATCGGTCACAGGCGGCGGTGTATTATTTGCCATTGTTGGGGTTGTTTTGTTTTCCGCAAAGGCCGTAATGGTTAAGATGGCATATGAGTATAACATAGACCATTTGAGCTTGCTGCTATTTCGAATGATTTTTGCATTTCCGTTTTATTTAGTAATAGCTTTTTGGAAAAGACCTTTACACCCTAAAGAGATTGGGAAAAGGGATTATCTGTGGGTTGTGTTTTTTGGGTTTATAGGGTATTATCTCGCCAGTTTGTTCGATTTTATGGGCTTACAATACTTAAAGGCAGGTTTGGAGCGTATAATCCTTTTTATCTACCCGACCATTGTTGTGCTTTTATCATGGATTATCTTTAAAAATAGAATAACCAGATTGCAGGCCTTGGCCATCGCAGTTACATATATTGGAGTTTTAATAACGTTTTGGAATGAGGTTGGCATTAGTGGTGATTCCATAGTTTTTGGAGCTTTCTTGATTTTCTTAAGCGCTTTTACTTACGCTTCCTATTTAGTTGGCAGTGGTTGGTTGATTCCTAAATTTGGAGCTGTACAATTTACTGCATACGCCATGATAGTATCTACTATTTGCGTTGTTCTACATTATGTTTTTGTAAATGGATTTTATCTTGCCAATTACCCAAATGAAGTGTATTTGTTAGGGTTCATGATGGCAATTTTTTCAACCTTAATACCTTCCTTCCTTGTTTCTGCGGCCATAAACCGCCTTGGCGCATCTACCTTTTCAATATTTGGAAGTTTAGGCCCTGTTTCGACTATTGTTTTGGCATTTTTCTTTCTGGGTGAACAAATCTCGCAACTACAATTTTTTGGGATGCTGGTGGTAATCTGCGGAGTTATATTGGTTTCAAGGAAGAAAGCTTGA
- a CDS encoding DNA topoisomerase IV subunit B, whose product MAQSQYTEDNIRSLDWKEHIRLRPGMYIGKLGDGSSADDGIYILLKETLDNCIDEFVMGAGKTIEISIKDNIVRVRDYGRGIPLGKVVDVVSKMNTGGKYDSRAFKKSVGLNGVGTKAVNALSSFFEVQSSRENKIKTAQFEQGVLVSEEGPVETSKRKGTRVSFTPDETIFKKYKYRNEYVERMLKNYVYLNPGLTIVFNGEKFHSENGLKDLLEDNNNAEDLLYPIIHLKGEDIEVAITHSKTQYSEEYHSFVNGQHTTQGGTHQAAFREALVRTIRDFYGKNYDASDIRKSIISAIAIKVMEPVFESQTKTKLGSTDMGGDFPTVRTYINDFVGRYLDNYLHKNPDTSEKLQRKIMMAEKERKELSGIRKLARDRAKKASLHNKKLRDCRVHLGDMKNDRRLESTLFITEGDSASGSITKSRDVNTQAVFSLRGKPLNSYGMSKKIVYENEEFNLLQAALNIEESMEDLRYNNIVIATDADVDGMHIRLLLITFFLQFFPELIKENHLYILQTPLFRVRNKKETIYCYSDDERKGALDKLTGKPEITRFKGLGEISPDEFQHFIGEDIRLEPVMLDKAMSIENLLKFYMGKNTPDRQEFIINNLKVEIDLVEENQL is encoded by the coding sequence ATGGCACAGTCCCAATATACCGAAGATAATATTCGATCACTCGACTGGAAAGAGCATATTCGCTTGCGTCCAGGTATGTATATTGGTAAGCTGGGTGATGGTTCTTCTGCGGACGATGGTATTTACATTCTTCTTAAAGAAACCCTGGACAACTGTATTGATGAGTTTGTTATGGGAGCGGGCAAAACCATTGAAATATCAATAAAAGATAATATAGTAAGGGTAAGGGACTATGGTCGTGGTATTCCTTTGGGAAAGGTGGTAGATGTAGTTTCCAAGATGAACACCGGGGGGAAGTATGATAGTCGTGCATTCAAAAAATCAGTTGGGTTAAATGGGGTTGGAACCAAGGCCGTTAATGCTTTGTCCAGTTTCTTTGAGGTTCAATCTTCTCGAGAAAATAAAATCAAGACCGCTCAATTTGAACAGGGTGTTTTAGTGTCGGAGGAAGGTCCGGTAGAGACATCCAAGAGAAAAGGTACAAGAGTATCTTTTACGCCAGATGAAACAATATTCAAAAAGTATAAATACAGGAATGAGTATGTTGAGCGTATGCTCAAGAACTACGTTTATTTAAATCCAGGATTGACCATAGTTTTCAATGGTGAAAAGTTCCACTCTGAAAACGGTTTAAAAGATTTACTTGAGGATAATAACAATGCTGAGGACCTTTTATATCCAATTATCCACTTAAAGGGAGAGGACATTGAAGTTGCTATTACCCATAGTAAGACTCAGTACAGCGAGGAATACCATTCTTTCGTTAACGGGCAGCATACTACTCAAGGCGGTACACATCAAGCGGCATTCCGCGAGGCCTTAGTTAGGACTATCCGTGATTTCTACGGTAAGAATTATGATGCCAGTGATATTCGTAAATCGATTATCTCGGCAATTGCCATTAAAGTGATGGAGCCCGTCTTTGAAAGTCAGACCAAAACCAAATTAGGGTCAACTGATATGGGAGGTGATTTTCCAACTGTTCGAACTTATATCAATGATTTTGTTGGTAGGTACTTAGATAATTACTTGCATAAAAATCCTGATACTTCTGAAAAGCTACAGCGAAAGATCATGATGGCTGAGAAAGAACGTAAAGAGCTTTCCGGTATTCGTAAATTGGCCAGAGATCGAGCTAAAAAGGCAAGCCTGCACAATAAAAAACTACGTGATTGTCGAGTTCATTTAGGTGATATGAAAAATGACCGTCGTTTGGAAAGCACTCTTTTTATTACAGAGGGGGATTCAGCCTCTGGCTCAATCACAAAATCCCGTGATGTAAATACACAAGCTGTTTTCAGTTTAAGGGGAAAGCCTTTGAATTCTTATGGTATGTCCAAAAAGATTGTATACGAGAATGAGGAATTCAATCTTTTACAGGCTGCTTTGAACATTGAAGAGTCAATGGAGGATTTGCGTTACAACAATATTGTAATTGCAACTGATGCCGATGTTGACGGTATGCATATTAGATTATTGTTGATCACATTCTTTCTTCAATTTTTCCCTGAATTGATTAAAGAGAATCACTTATATATTTTACAAACACCTTTGTTTAGGGTCCGTAACAAAAAAGAAACAATTTATTGTTACAGTGATGATGAACGAAAGGGTGCCCTAGATAAGTTAACGGGAAAACCAGAAATAACACGATTTAAAGGTCTAGGTGAAATTTCGCCAGATGAATTCCAACATTTTATTGGAGAGGATATTAGATTAGAGCCCGTGATGTTAGACAAGGCAATGTCTATAGAGAATCTCCTAAAATTTTATATGGGTAAAAATACCCCAGATCGTCAGGAATTCATTATCAACAACCTTAAAGTAGAAATTGACCTAGTTGAAGAAAACCAATTATAA